The sequence GAGGACTACCTCGACGGGTTTTCGCCCAATGTACAGGACATCCTTGACAACTTCGAGTTCCGCAACCAGATCCCGCGCCTCGACAGGGCCGACGCGCTGGGTTCGCTGATCGAGAAGCTCACCTCGCCGGACATCAACCTGGGTCCCGATCCGGTGAGGGACACCGACGGCGCGGTCCGGCATCCCGGCCTCGACAACCACGGCATGGGCACGGTCTTCGAGGAACTGATCCGGCGCTTCAACGAGGAGAACAACGAGGAAGCGGGCGAGCACTTCACCCCGCGCGACGCCGTGACGCTCATGGCGAAGCTGGTGTTCCAGCCCATCGCCGACCGGATCGAGTTCGGAACCTACCTGCTCTACGACGGGGCCTGCGGGACCGGCGGCATGCTGACGGTGGCGGAGGACGAGTTGCACGGTATCGTTTATTCCAGTAAGATACACGATAACAACATCCTATCGACATCGTATAGGACCCCTCCGGACCCCTTGGGACCTAGTGACCTGAACAGATCGAAAAGCCATGTACACCACATGCATGTTCTGCAAGAAACCCCTCGCCGCGAACGAGGTGGTCGAGACCTTCCCGGTCGGCCGCAGGCTTGCCTTCGACTCGGCGAAGGGACGGCTCTGGGTGGTGTGCAGGAAGTGCGGGCGGTGGAACCTGACCCCGTTGGAGGAGCGCTGGGAGGCGGTCGAGGACTGCGAACGCCTCTTCCGCGCAACCCGCATGAGGGCGTCCACGGAGAACATCGGCATCGCGCGCCATCCGGCCGGCCTGGATCTTGTCCGAATCGGAAAGCCGCCGCGCGGGGAGTTCGCGGCCTGGCGCTACGGTGACCAGTTCGTCACGCGGAGGCAGCGTATGGGTATTGGGATGGCCGCAGGCATGGGAGGCTGGGGTGTGGTCTGGGGCCTGCAATTCGCGCCCGTTATGGCCACGTTGGGCACCGCAGCTGTCTGGCCACTGCTCGCCTGGGCCTTCCTCCGCCCGATGGCCAGGGTCCGGGTCGGTGGAGGGGCCGGCGGTGACGGCCCCGTTACTCCGGCGAGCGTGGCGAAGTTCAGGTTCCTCGATGTCCAGTCGATTCGCGTATTGCCGGACGCAGGAGAACCGGGCTTGAGCGTTGAGATCAGCAAATCGATACGCACGGTGCGGTTCGCCGGAGAGGACGCCCGGCGGGTGGCGGCCGCCCTGGTGCCGCTCCACAACAGTTGGGGCGGATCGCGCCTCACGGTCCAGCATGCGGTTGGGGAAATCGAATCCAGCGGCCACCCCGCCCGTTTCCTTGCCGATGTCGCCAAACGGGACCACGGCAACTGGAAAGGAAGGCCCGGGTATGTGAACAGAATGCCCAAGCCCACCCGCCTGGCCCTGGAAATGTCCCTTCACGAAGAACAGGAACGCCGGGCACTTGAAGGCGAACTACGGATATTGGAACAGGCGTGGAAGGAGGCGGAGGAGATTGCGGCGATCGCCGACAGCCTCCTCCTCCCCGCGCGCACCGACCGGTACGGCCAAGACGGCTGAAGCGCCAAGTACCGAACCTGCATGCTCCCCACGCGTCGCGATTTGGGGGAAGAATGGAATGGGTTCGTTGAATGTGGAAGGGGTGACTCCGTGCCGCGAGGAGCGTTGCGACGAGCGGCACGGAGTCGCGGCCTCGGCACCCCCGCCGGCGCCGGATCCGGAGGTTGCGGCGAAGGCGACGAGGCGGCGCTTCACGGCAGCGTACAAGCTGTCGGGCGGGAAGCGTGAGGCGAGGAAGGTGCGCAAGCTGGAGCGGGAGGTTGCGCGGCTGCGCGAGGAACTCCGCAAGGCACGCATCATCATCTCAGCCGAGGTTTCGGATCGCTCCTACCTCATCCTCTCGAAGTACCACACGCCCCCCTCGTCTCCTCCGGTAATCAGATCGAGGTCGCCGTCTCCGTCCAGATCCGCAAGCTCGCCGGTCACCCAACGCGGTAAGGCGTCAGGCGCCGGGAAGGGGCTCTCCACAGCATGGAATGCGCTCTCGCCGTCGACGGGATCGTTGCGGAAGTACAGGATGCCGTTTTCTTCCGAGCCGATCATCAGGTCGAGGTCGCCGTCCCCGTCCGCGTCGACGAGCTTGGGGAAGCTCCTCCGTCCGACATCGATCTCCAGGTACTCGTCCGTCACCATGACGAACAGGGGCTCCCGGGCGGAGCCTTCGTTGACGAAGTAGTTGACGGTGCCGGACGACTCGCCTACCAGAAGGTCGAGGTCGCCGTCCCCATCCAGATCGCCCAGGGTCGGCGTAGTGTTGCTCCCACGCGTGATCGCTAGGTAGGCGGAGTCCACGAGAACGAAACGGGGCTGGGTGGCCGAGCCCTCGTTCGCCAAGTAGCGGAGTTCGTTCCGCCAGGTTCCGAGGATCATGTCGAGGTCGCCGTCCCCGTCCAGGTCGCCGAAGGCGGGCGCGTTGTGGTAGGCGCCGTCGAGCGGGAACTCACCCTTCCAGACCATGAGCGGTTCGGTGGGTGAACCCTCGTTCTCGAAGAGGAAGACTCGGGCGTTTGGCAGGTCGGTCGGATCGATCTTCTGCCCGAGCAGGAGGTCGAGATCGCCGTCGGAATCGAGATCGACCAGCGCGGGCACGCTCTCGGCGCCCACATCCACCTGGCGCACGAACGCCGAAGACCATCGGACCCAATCCCCGCCATCCTCCTGGGTGAAGAGATAGAGGTTGTCGATCGTGGAGGTGTTGGCGTTGTTCGAACCTCCCAGGACACCCATGAGCAGGTCCACGTCGCCGTCCGCATCGTAGTCCCCGAAGGTCGGCGCGTTGTAGCCGCTCGTGAGGACGGGATCGTTCAGAGGGAACTGGCTCGGCTCCGAGCGGAAGCTGGGAGCCCGGCAGGAGCCTGTGTTTCTGATCAGCAGGAGTCCGGGCTCGAAGAAGTCGCCCCAGAAGAGATCGGCATCGCCGTCCGCATCGTAGTCGGCGAACGCCATGGTGTTGGCGCCGTGCAGAGTGGGACGTCCGGGCGAGCCGTCGTTCGCCGCAGGGTCGGCGACGATCTCTATGTCCTCGAAACGGTCCGTGACATGGCGGAAGGGCGCCGCGCTCGCGGCGAAAGTCGCAGTGGCTTCGTATCGGGTGACGACCCCCGTGACCCGACCGAGAAAGAGGTCGACCAGGCCGTCGCAGTCGATGTCGGTGGCGTTCGGGATGTTCTGTCGATCCGAGAAGATCGCCTCGCCGCGCACGTCGAGGAGGGTGTCGGCGAGCAGGGTAAAGCGAGCGCGACCGGCGTCGCCCTCGTTCCGGTAGAGGCGCACGTAGCTGAACGGAGACTCGGAGAGAAGATCGCGGTCGCCGTCGCCGTCTACGTCGACGAACCGGTACCACTCGCCTACGTCGAGATGATCGTACGCGCCCGGACGCAAGGTGTGTGCGGTCGTACCGTCTTCGCGGTCCTCGCGCTCGAAGAAGTGGAGGTGGCCGGTTCTTTCCTGGACGAAAAGGTCGAGATCGCCGTCGGCGTCGATGTCCACCCATTGCGGACGCGGCACGTTGAATCCGCCCAGGAAGGGGTTTTCGTAGGCTGCGCCGGTCGAGTCGAGCACGGCGAACGGCCGGATGCGCCGCACCCAGCCGTTGGCGTCGGGCTCGGGGAGCTCTTCTGCGTTGACTTGGTCAGCCGCGGTCATCGCGGGCGCCGACCGTTCGGGAAGTCCTGTTCCGTCCACGCCCGGCTTCGGAGAGGTCGAGCAGGCTGCGGCTCCAAAGGTCAGGACTGCCAGAAGTGCGGCCTGGTCGATTCCGCCACCCGGCAACCGCCCGCCGATCTTCGCCAAAGCGCCCTTGGCCACGGGTGTCTCTCTATCGAGGGTTGGAGGCGAGCCCGATTCCCGCTGCGTAGAAGGGTACCTCGATCATCTTGACTATCCCCCCGGTCGCGAGATCGACCACCGATACCGACCCCATCCGGGTCTCGGAAGCGTCATTCGAGCCGGCAGGGTAATGGCCGGACTCGTTCCGGTTCGCCAGGTAGAGGTACTTCCCGTCGGGAGAGATCGCGCTGCCGTGCGGTTGGGCCAGACGGGCGTCGGCCCTGCGGTGGACCTCCCAATCCGAGGTTTCCACCCGTACGACCTCGTTGCCGCCGAGATTGCCGAACCACACCGAGCTTCCGTCGGCGGAGTAGCTGGGGTGCCAAGGTCTTGAGCCGACATCGACCTCCCGCGTCAGTTCGGGCCCATCGGGATTGGAGAGATCGAAGACAAGCAGCTTGCCCGTCATCTCCGCCGTTCCGACCAGGGTCCGGCCATCCGGTGAGACGGCAAACTGCACGAGAACGTGAGGGTGCGGAGCATCGAGTCGGACGAGTTCGGCCTCCCCGCTCTCGGCGTGCAGAGCGACCACGGTGTTCTCGGCCAGGCTGCCCACGTAGACCCATTCGCCGTCGGCGGAGAGCTCGAGCGCATGCGGACGAGGAATGAAGACGTCGAATTCTTCGATCTCCATCGAGCTGCGGTCGAGCCGTCCGATCCGTTGGGGCGGGTTCACCGCCGCCATGGAACGCCCCACGAAGAGCCAGTCTTCGTTCGGGTGGATCGCCAGCAGCCCGGGCCTCTCGAACTCGACGCTCGCGACGAGCTCGTTGGCGCGGTCGAACTTGAGCACCGTGTTCGCCCCGATCAGCGAGACGTACCAGTGGGAGCCGTCGGGCTCCACCGCGATATCGTGGGGCTTGGCGTTGGCGCCGTAACCGAGAGCGGTGAGATCGATTATCTCGGCGACCTCGTGGATCGAGATGTCGATTACCGACACCGCAGCCGCCTCCTGGTTGGCGACGTAGAGGAACGGGCCGTCCTGGGACGCCGCTTCCTCCGCGCCCGCCTGCAGGGCGACGGCGAACGAGAGAGAGACCGCGAGCGCCGGCGCTCGCACTAGGTGATCGGCTTGCGGTAGCGGACCATGAAGAGTCCCTGCTGGCCGCTGGTCACGAGGATCGTGCCGCTCCTGAAGTACGGGTAGTTGCTCCAGGAACCGGACATCGCCGTGCCGTCTTCGTAAGGCACCGTGTCGAGATACCCGACCTCTTCGGGGTTTTCGGGATCGCTGATGTCCAAAATACGCAGCCCGTTGGAATAGTTCGACTGGTAGAGAAGGTCGCCGACCGTATACATGTTGTGGTCGATCGCCTCCGTCTCGCCGAAGTATTCGCCGACGAGCACGGGGTCGTCGAGGTCTTCGAGATCCCAGATCAGCGTGCGCGTGCCGGGGAAGGCGTTGCCGGCGTTGAGCTGAGCCAGCTCGTCGAGCTCGTCGCCCAGATAGAAGTAGCGATGGTCGTCGGTCAGCCAGCCCTGGTGGGCGTAGGCGACGTTGGGGTATTCGGCCGACGCGATCTTCACCGGGTTCGACTTGTCGGTGACGTCGGCGATCGAGATGGCGGTCTCGTTGGAGCCGAGGCAGATCTCACGACCGGAGTAGTCCGGGTCCGGACCGTTGTAGACCACGCACTGGGCGTCGTGGGAGGTTCCGGTGCCCGACCGTCCGGTGCCTTCGTCGGCGAAGCAGCCCGCGAAGGTAGGATTCTTCGGGTCGCGGATGTCGATCATGTGCAGCCCGCCGCCGCAGGTGATCCCGCCTTGGCGGCCACCCACCGTGTAAGCGAACCCGGTGGCTTCGTTGATGACGATGTTGTGCGCCGAGGCGATCTCGGTGTAATGGGCGTCGGGCTCAAAATCGACCGGCTCGTTCACGTCGCGCAGACGAGTTAGGTCGAAGACCTGCATCCCGTGCGGCCCTGCCCCGTCGGATACGATGAAGGCGTGGTTCTCGTAGACCTTTATGTCGCGCCAGACGCTCGGGTTGGCGCCCGCGGGGATCTTGATGCGCCCCAGGTAACGGGGGGCCTCGGGGTTGGAAATATCCACGAAGGAGGCCTGATCGGTGAGCCCGACAAGAGCGTACTCGTCGCCGTTCTCGGGATCGGTCCAGCCCCAGACGTCGTTCACGTTGATGCCGCGGTCGGCTCCCAGATCCCTGACCGGCACGAAGGAGATGACGTCGACGTCGGCGCACCCGAAGGCCGCGGAGCTTCCCTCTTCGCAAGGAACGGTACCGTTGACGGCTTCGTAGTTCGCCACCTCAATGAAGAGCTCGGACTCCTCGACCCAGCCGCCCTCGTTCATCGCGAGTATGTGGACCACGCCCTGGCCGTTGTCGCGCCCGGGCGAGGTGATGGCCGCGACGCCGCCCTCCACGGCGATGTCCCCCCCGAAGGCCGCGCCGTCCACCGGGTTCTCGGACGAGAGGATGCCTACGAAGCTGCGACCACCGTCTTCGGTCGCGGCATACCGGAGAATCTGACCCGAACCGGCGGGCCCGCCGGAGAGGCCGCCGATCCAGATCTCGTCACCCACCGGAACGACCGTGGGACCGCTCAGGCCGGATCGCATCGATCCGAAGACCAGGGGAGCGCCGTAGGCGAAGCGCGGCTGCCATCCGCCCGTCTCGGCATTGTGAACGAATTCGTAGACCGAAGGAGATCCGCCGGCGGTGCCTCCCGCCTGTGCGGACACGAAGAGGTGCGGGCCGTCCGGCCCCATGGCCGTGGCGAGCCCCGCACCGAAGGCGGTGTTGCGCATACCGCCGATCGCGCTGAGAGGGTCGCCCACCTGGGTCCATCCCGTTCCGGTTTCGGAGAAGAAGTAGACCGAGCCCGGTCCCCGTTCGTATGCGCCCTCATCGTCCGTCTCGCCATCGCCGAAGGGGGCGCCGACCGCGAGCATCTCGCCGACAAAGGCCGCCGAAGCGCCGAATCTGGCGTCGGACGCGTCCGCAGGCGGCTCGAGGGTTCCTGTTTCCACCCAGCCTTCGCTTCCTCGCGAAAGGAGGCGGGTGGGGCCCGGAGGTACGCGCTCATATGCCATGGTGCCTATGAGCACGGCCCGATCGTCGCTGATGGCGCCGGAATAGACCGGGTTTTCGGAGTCGAAGGAGGCGACCTCCATCCATTCACCGTTCATGCGCTCGAAGACGTAGGTGGCCGCGCTGGCGCCCACCAGCATCCGGTCGCCTTTAACGGTCATCCAGGACCCGAAGCCCATGCCGGGCTCGCCGTCCGAGGGCTCGATCCTGCCGGTCTCGGTCCAGCCGTCGGCTCCTGCGGTGAAGATGTGGACCGCGCCGGTGGCGATCGGGCCTCCTTCCGAGGCGATGAGCACCTCGCCCGAGTGCGCGGCGACGGCGTATCCGCCTCCGAACTGAGCGACGAGGGGAGAGGTTGGAAGTGAGAGGGCGAGTACGAGACTCGCGAGGCGTGCTACCGTGTGCATAGTTCTTCCGTTGCGTTTGCTGTTGGCGGTAGAGAGCCCGAACGAGAGGGGCCGCTCGGGTGGCTGGAGCCCGCTCGGGTCGGGACCGGGTTGCCGGCGTTCCGTGAAGGGACCGACCGGCCGTGAGTGCTTACCGGATAAGATTCCACGGGTTCCCAAGTTACGGTGTGGACACCCGGGAGGGCGTCAGCGTTGCGCGCAACCTGCATTCCGGAAGCGAAGGACCCCCGAGCGACCGGCCAGCTCGATCCGCTCCGCGTTAGCGCAGTAGTTCAGCGCGTACCGCTTGAGCAGGAGTGAATGGTCCAGCACCTCGCGCTCCTCCGGGAGATGGTCGAGCAGGGTGCGCGTCGCCAGCACGATCAGTTTCGCCCGCGCCCTCGAAGCCATCACGTTGAAGCGGTTGAGATTGAAGAGAAAGTCCTCCTCGCCTCGGATCAGCCCCAGGTCGCCTACTCCGAAGGAGGCGATGACGATGTCCCTCTGCTGACCCTGAAATCTCTCGGTGGTATCGACCGCGCCCCTGATGAGACGGGCGTCGGGAGCGGTGCGCCCGAAGAGCTTGAACAAGCGTCCGGTTATCTCGCTGATCTGGGCTCGGTGGGGGGCGACGACGCCCACGGCTCTCTTCCAGAAGGTCTCCTCGTCATGCGGAGCGTCGAAGTCACGCGGGCCGGCGGACAGGCCAGGCGGCGTATGGCGCGGGGAGCCGGCATTCGCGTCCGCAGGCGCGCGGCGGCCCCGTTCGTTGATGAGCCTCCGGCCCAGACGACCTCGGAGCAGTCGGAGCAACCCTGCCACCACGTCGGCTTCGAAGGGATTGGACTGGCCCGAGAAGGGGTCGTCGTACACGAAGGCGACCGCCGGTGCCTCAGGTAGCAGGAAGCGCTCGAGCACCGGCGAGCGCAGCAGGTCCGTCGGTTCTTCGCCGCCGTCCGATCCCCCGGCGGGGGCGGGACCGGGGAGGAGGTTGATCCTGAGGTCCGGGCTGTTCGACACCAGCTTGCCGTAGCCCGCGCCCCGGGTGAATTCGACGAGGGTGCGATTGGCCCGGTAGTTGGTTTCCAGCGGTTGGGTTGGCACACCCCGGTGATCCTTCAGATAGGAGTACACCGAGCCTACCCTGCTTTCCAGCTCCCGCGGCGGGCTGGTCTGCTGGATCGGCGGGAGCTGGAGGTCGTCGCCTCCCAGTACGAAGGTGCAGCCCGTGCGTCCCTTGCTGACGCAGAGTGTGGAAAGGGCCGTGCCCAGTTGGGAGGTCTCGTCGAGAACCACGAGGTCGAACCACTCGCGCACGACTCCTTTGTCGTGGTACGACCACCTGCCCGCGGCCAGGGCGTTCAGACGCATGGGGACGGAAGCCACGATGTGAATGCCGCGATCGCCGCGCAGGTCGTCGACCAGGTTGCGGAGCCGGTCGAAGCTGCCCGACCGATGCACGACCGCATCCTCGATGTCGAATGCGGCCAACCGGTTCGGGAGCCGAGAGCTCCCCGCGCTCCGCAGGCGATGAAGGGCGACTGTCCGGCCCGGTTCGGCCGGTGAGTTCATCCTCTCAAGAGCCCGCACCTGCTTCGCCGTTCCCTCGAGCAGCGTGTCGGTCGCGCTGTAGGTGAACCCGCTGAGCAGAACGCGGAGCCCCCTCCCCTCGGATCGAGCCCCTTCGGCCGCCGCCGCGGCAATACTGCTGAGGACGGTCGTCTTCCCGGTGCCAGGCGGGCCCCAGATGATGCTGAGACGATGGCTGAGGGCGTGGCGCCAGGCCTTCTCCTGCGAGGGATCAAGAACGATTCCGGCTCGGCGCAGCCTCTCCAGCTCCGCTCCGCCCGCCGTTCGCTTGCGCTGTGCAGCAAGACGTTCGGCCTGCCAGAGGAACTCGGACGCTGGGGACTCGGGAGTCCTCACCCGCCCGCGCCGCCCGCGCCCGTCGTCGGGCGCCGAGTCCGGCCAACCGATCTGCCGCAAGGTATCGTGGATGTACCTCACCGAAACGTCGAACGGGTAGGGATCCAAGGTCACCGCCCCGCCGAAGTCGAGCCGGGCCGCGGTCTCCAGTTCCCTTACCCGGTTGACCAGGCCGGGCTTGAGCGCGATCAGTCGGTGCTCGCGATCGATCTCTTCGATCGAATAACCAGCGAGCCCGGCTTCGCCGACCGTACTTCCTCTCACCCAGCCCGGAATGTCGAGCGAGGGATGGTCCGCACCCAGGGCGTCGACCCGCCAGTTGAGGAGTTCGGGGTGACTGTCGGGCACGAGGGCGTATCCGGGTTCGCCGGGTTTGGCTCGAAATCCGAGCGACGACTCCGCCATTTCGTAGACTGCCATCGACCCGTCCTCGACCACCGCCCTATCTTCGGTGGCCGATGCGCCGGAGGATTCCGCCAGGCGGGCGAGCGCTCGGTGTCGGTCTCCGCCTTCCAGCCGCCTGAGCAGCCTCGCCGAGTGCAGACGCGCCTCTCTTTCCGTGATCGACATGGCGCGGATGTCACGTCCTTCGAGGTCCTGGGCGGCCACGTTCAGCTTGGCGTATTCCAGCCAGTGGCGGCTCGGCGACGGAAGGTCGTCGCGGGGCGAGCTCGCCCGAACCAGGGGCGGAGCCGCAGACCGGTCCGGACGGGCTCTCAGGTCGATCTCCAGACGTCCGACCACATGCGCGAGAGCGGTGAGCTTGGTCCGGAGCGCCCGTCCGATGTCCTCCCGCGGTTTCTTCCTGCGTGTCGCGTCGCCGGTGCCCCACAGCTCCCAGAGTCGCTCGCCGGGAAGCAGATCGGTGAAGACCTCCCGGTAGCGTCGCTCCCCGTCTCGCCACGGAAGCTTCACCGCGTCCACCTTGGTGGGCCTGTAGCGACGCGCCAGATCGATCAAGCCGTAATGGTAGGGGAGGGGCGCGGCGACGGTCCGGGCCACCACGGAGTTGACGACGGTCAGCGGTCCGCTCCATGCCG is a genomic window of Gemmatimonadota bacterium containing:
- a CDS encoding YncE family protein; this encodes MRAPALAVSLSFAVALQAGAEEAASQDGPFLYVANQEAAAVSVIDISIHEVAEIIDLTALGYGANAKPHDIAVEPDGSHWYVSLIGANTVLKFDRANELVASVEFERPGLLAIHPNEDWLFVGRSMAAVNPPQRIGRLDRSSMEIEEFDVFIPRPHALELSADGEWVYVGSLAENTVVALHAESGEAELVRLDAPHPHVLVQFAVSPDGRTLVGTAEMTGKLLVFDLSNPDGPELTREVDVGSRPWHPSYSADGSSVWFGNLGGNEVVRVETSDWEVHRRADARLAQPHGSAISPDGKYLYLANRNESGHYPAGSNDASETRMGSVSVVDLATGGIVKMIEVPFYAAGIGLASNPR
- a CDS encoding VCBS repeat-containing protein — encoded protein: MAKGALAKIGGRLPGGGIDQAALLAVLTFGAAACSTSPKPGVDGTGLPERSAPAMTAADQVNAEELPEPDANGWVRRIRPFAVLDSTGAAYENPFLGGFNVPRPQWVDIDADGDLDLFVQERTGHLHFFEREDREDGTTAHTLRPGAYDHLDVGEWYRFVDVDGDGDRDLLSESPFSYVRLYRNEGDAGRARFTLLADTLLDVRGEAIFSDRQNIPNATDIDCDGLVDLFLGRVTGVVTRYEATATFAASAAPFRHVTDRFEDIEIVADPAANDGSPGRPTLHGANTMAFADYDADGDADLFWGDFFEPGLLLIRNTGSCRAPSFRSEPSQFPLNDPVLTSGYNAPTFGDYDADGDVDLLMGVLGGSNNANTSTIDNLYLFTQEDGGDWVRWSSAFVRQVDVGAESVPALVDLDSDGDLDLLLGQKIDPTDLPNARVFLFENEGSPTEPLMVWKGEFPLDGAYHNAPAFGDLDGDGDLDMILGTWRNELRYLANEGSATQPRFVLVDSAYLAITRGSNTTPTLGDLDGDGDLDLLVGESSGTVNYFVNEGSAREPLFVMVTDEYLEIDVGRRSFPKLVDADGDGDLDLMIGSEENGILYFRNDPVDGESAFHAVESPFPAPDALPRWVTGELADLDGDGDLDLITGGDEGGVWYFERMR
- a CDS encoding AAA family ATPase yields the protein MPKLSKSVVSMYMRTGCERQLGLRLYDADERERHGMPESLPDIGLSAVKQAGIGWQSEREEELRRAAGAGGVLEAATRTAAEGSVAQFGLTEVIADLRPGQFVIEPFIGVHDGDFLNNLGLAGRKDRFGDPVELSDLVPDLIQVLPAATAEEIAKAGAGRREALLEEVSPDGTVRPISDDGRLRLRVIDYKMSAEPGSHHWAELTIYSVALSCWLAHHQGPDGRNWGETYAVSAAPGIWSLSEKGSELSDLVARGPVPLDPARLTAAVEMEIEVAPFEVFAIRLRRFFREDLPGVLARRWDELRRHVCASCRHCEFLGHPDTHPGSEAAAERLCWNEGLTAESLSLVAGMPRAGVDLLGRKYPTVTALSEASPGDPVFEASHSLRALRHLFTSRAKALRTGEVGLVDAAGTSATMPKLPDLRIALFLEYDLVTRSTAAFGLRALWVEPHGRSGSPRRRKSWSDDGTDGDGFTDVFLAEERTVRSERNALLGFLRAVNAIVSEVREQDGPRPELRSTFQIYLWNAAQREQLVRVVTRHFEAVEDGIGFGELSWLLVPQKDRLANPQDPAWSGPLTVVNSVVARTVAAPLPYHYGLIDLARRYRPTKVDAVKLPWRDGERRYREVFTDLLPGERLWELWGTGDATRRKKPREDIGRALRTKLTALAHVVGRLEIDLRARPDRSAAPPLVRASSPRDDLPSPSRHWLEYAKLNVAAQDLEGRDIRAMSITEREARLHSARLLRRLEGGDRHRALARLAESSGASATEDRAVVEDGSMAVYEMAESSLGFRAKPGEPGYALVPDSHPELLNWRVDALGADHPSLDIPGWVRGSTVGEAGLAGYSIEEIDREHRLIALKPGLVNRVRELETAARLDFGGAVTLDPYPFDVSVRYIHDTLRQIGWPDSAPDDGRGRRGRVRTPESPASEFLWQAERLAAQRKRTAGGAELERLRRAGIVLDPSQEKAWRHALSHRLSIIWGPPGTGKTTVLSSIAAAAAEGARSEGRGLRVLLSGFTYSATDTLLEGTAKQVRALERMNSPAEPGRTVALHRLRSAGSSRLPNRLAAFDIEDAVVHRSGSFDRLRNLVDDLRGDRGIHIVASVPMRLNALAAGRWSYHDKGVVREWFDLVVLDETSQLGTALSTLCVSKGRTGCTFVLGGDDLQLPPIQQTSPPRELESRVGSVYSYLKDHRGVPTQPLETNYRANRTLVEFTRGAGYGKLVSNSPDLRINLLPGPAPAGGSDGGEEPTDLLRSPVLERFLLPEAPAVAFVYDDPFSGQSNPFEADVVAGLLRLLRGRLGRRLINERGRRAPADANAGSPRHTPPGLSAGPRDFDAPHDEETFWKRAVGVVAPHRAQISEITGRLFKLFGRTAPDARLIRGAVDTTERFQGQQRDIVIASFGVGDLGLIRGEEDFLFNLNRFNVMASRARAKLIVLATRTLLDHLPEEREVLDHSLLLKRYALNYCANAERIELAGRSGVLRFRNAGCAQR
- a CDS encoding choice-of-anchor B family protein, yielding MHTVARLASLVLALSLPTSPLVAQFGGGYAVAAHSGEVLIASEGGPIATGAVHIFTAGADGWTETGRIEPSDGEPGMGFGSWMTVKGDRMLVGASAATYVFERMNGEWMEVASFDSENPVYSGAISDDRAVLIGTMAYERVPPGPTRLLSRGSEGWVETGTLEPPADASDARFGASAAFVGEMLAVGAPFGDGETDDEGAYERGPGSVYFFSETGTGWTQVGDPLSAIGGMRNTAFGAGLATAMGPDGPHLFVSAQAGGTAGGSPSVYEFVHNAETGGWQPRFAYGAPLVFGSMRSGLSGPTVVPVGDEIWIGGLSGGPAGSGQILRYAATEDGGRSFVGILSSENPVDGAAFGGDIAVEGGVAAITSPGRDNGQGVVHILAMNEGGWVEESELFIEVANYEAVNGTVPCEEGSSAAFGCADVDVISFVPVRDLGADRGINVNDVWGWTDPENGDEYALVGLTDQASFVDISNPEAPRYLGRIKIPAGANPSVWRDIKVYENHAFIVSDGAGPHGMQVFDLTRLRDVNEPVDFEPDAHYTEIASAHNIVINEATGFAYTVGGRQGGITCGGGLHMIDIRDPKNPTFAGCFADEGTGRSGTGTSHDAQCVVYNGPDPDYSGREICLGSNETAISIADVTDKSNPVKIASAEYPNVAYAHQGWLTDDHRYFYLGDELDELAQLNAGNAFPGTRTLIWDLEDLDDPVLVGEYFGETEAIDHNMYTVGDLLYQSNYSNGLRILDISDPENPEEVGYLDTVPYEDGTAMSGSWSNYPYFRSGTILVTSGQQGLFMVRYRKPIT